Proteins encoded in a region of the Candidatus Zixiibacteriota bacterium genome:
- the recJ gene encoding single-stranded-DNA-specific exonuclease RecJ, producing the protein MARSCQLPRAIAHLLASRDLNTVDLVRRFLHPTLADLHDPFSLPGMQGAVDRITEALHDREQIMVYGDYDVDGITSTSLLYLVLNRLGAEVVYYLPNRLIEGYGLSVEGVDQAVAAEVKLIITVDCGITAVEEIDYANNRGIEVVIADHHERGTHLPAATAIVNPKLAEGPIDELAAVGVAFKLAQALYAQLGQDVAELEEHLDLVALGTAADIVPLIGENRILTKFGLQQIERTRKPGLKKLCDKADIVGKTATTGQVLFILAPRINAAGRLGDAQSAVRLMSTLDDSVAEEIAQQLERHNRDRKKLDEHTLQQALAQVDGTASLQTDRAIVLWSQGWHQGVIGIVASRLVERFHLPTVMIAVDGDEGRASARSIPTFDVYEAFRACDDLLLRYGGHKYAAGMSISRERIPEFAERFKRVAGERLTNEDLIPRLKIDARLEPSELDETYMDCLDQFAPFGPQNPRPVFLATGVELSGSPIVVGRGHLKFRVMSGGRVYDCIGFGMGDRVHELAGRPDRFELAYIPERNEWDGLIRLQLRVKDFQVA; encoded by the coding sequence GCCAGTTGCCGCGCGCGATTGCGCACCTGCTGGCATCGCGCGATCTGAATACGGTCGACTTGGTGCGTCGGTTTTTGCATCCGACACTCGCCGATCTGCACGATCCGTTCTCGCTGCCCGGGATGCAGGGCGCAGTCGACCGCATTACCGAGGCCCTGCACGATCGTGAACAGATCATGGTGTATGGCGACTACGACGTCGATGGGATCACATCGACGTCACTGTTGTATCTGGTGCTCAACCGACTCGGCGCTGAGGTCGTCTACTATCTCCCGAACCGGCTGATCGAAGGTTACGGTCTCTCGGTCGAGGGCGTCGATCAGGCGGTCGCCGCCGAAGTCAAGCTGATCATTACCGTCGACTGCGGGATTACCGCGGTCGAGGAAATCGACTACGCCAACAACCGCGGCATCGAGGTCGTCATCGCCGATCACCACGAACGCGGCACACACCTTCCGGCCGCAACGGCGATCGTCAATCCCAAGTTGGCTGAGGGCCCCATCGACGAACTGGCGGCGGTCGGCGTGGCCTTCAAACTGGCACAGGCGCTGTATGCACAGTTGGGACAGGACGTCGCCGAGCTGGAAGAGCACCTCGATTTGGTCGCGCTGGGCACCGCCGCCGACATCGTGCCCTTGATCGGCGAAAATCGGATTCTCACCAAGTTCGGCCTGCAACAAATCGAGCGCACCCGCAAGCCCGGACTCAAGAAACTCTGCGACAAGGCGGACATCGTCGGCAAAACGGCCACCACCGGGCAGGTGCTCTTCATCCTGGCGCCGCGCATCAATGCCGCCGGGCGTCTCGGTGATGCCCAGTCCGCCGTGCGCCTGATGTCGACGCTCGACGACTCCGTCGCCGAAGAAATCGCACAGCAGTTGGAACGCCACAATCGCGACCGCAAGAAGCTCGATGAACACACGCTGCAACAGGCGCTGGCCCAGGTCGACGGCACTGCCAGTTTGCAGACCGACCGTGCCATCGTGCTGTGGTCGCAGGGGTGGCATCAGGGCGTCATCGGCATCGTGGCGTCACGGCTGGTCGAACGATTCCACCTGCCGACTGTGATGATCGCCGTCGATGGCGACGAGGGCAGGGCCTCGGCCCGTTCGATCCCGACATTCGATGTGTACGAAGCGTTTCGCGCCTGCGATGATCTGCTGCTGCGCTACGGCGGCCACAAATACGCCGCCGGCATGTCGATCTCCCGCGAGCGCATCCCCGAATTCGCCGAACGGTTCAAGCGTGTCGCCGGGGAACGCCTCACCAACGAAGACTTAATCCCGCGACTGAAAATCGACGCGCGTCTGGAGCCCAGCGAACTCGACGAGACCTATATGGACTGCCTCGATCAATTCGCGCCGTTCGGACCGCAAAACCCGCGTCCGGTCTTTCTGGCAACCGGTGTCGAGTTGTCGGGATCGCCGATTGTCGTCGGACGCGGCCATCTGAAGTTTCGTGTGATGTCGGGCGGACGCGTCTACGACTGCATCGGCTTCGGCATGGGCGACCGCGTTCACGAGCTGGCCGGCCGTCCCGACCGTTTCGAGCTGGCCTACATCCCCGAACGCAACGAATGGGACGGCCTCATCCGGTTGCAATTGCGTGTCAAAGACTTTCAGGTGGCGTAG
- the meaB gene encoding methylmalonyl Co-A mutase-associated GTPase MeaB yields MKTAALPRGATSTLLSRFQSGDRAALGRLISYVEDRSDGYHTLLSKVFKHEAAAYRIGVTGPPGAGKSSLVNRLALKLANDGHSIGVIAVDPTSPFTGGAVLGDRIRMQSLYGHDNIFVRSMATRGSPGGLASAAKDVCVLMEGFGFDLIFVETVGVGQVELDVASVCDSVMVVFVPESGDAIQAMKSGLMEIADVFCINKADRPGADRVKAELESVLEIRREVQRSIAAPDSPPPSLWNPPVEMASALKDEGIPALWQAVERHRAFRKSQEPQGHRRNRARADLLMSIAELSRTGLEAELYDTPRIDDAVEAIVSGQSDPYTSARNLFGQWRTGGQ; encoded by the coding sequence GTGAAGACCGCGGCCCTTCCAAGAGGAGCGACATCAACCCTCCTCTCGCGCTTCCAATCCGGCGACCGGGCCGCGCTGGGACGGCTGATTTCGTATGTCGAGGACCGCTCCGACGGTTACCACACTCTGCTTTCGAAAGTGTTCAAACACGAAGCGGCCGCGTACCGCATCGGCGTGACCGGGCCTCCGGGAGCCGGGAAGTCTTCACTGGTCAATCGCCTTGCGTTGAAGCTTGCGAATGATGGTCACTCGATCGGCGTCATCGCGGTCGATCCGACCAGTCCCTTCACCGGCGGCGCGGTCCTCGGCGATCGCATCCGCATGCAGTCGCTCTATGGGCACGACAACATCTTCGTGCGGAGCATGGCGACACGCGGTTCACCGGGGGGCTTGGCATCGGCGGCGAAAGATGTCTGCGTCCTGATGGAGGGTTTTGGTTTTGACCTGATCTTCGTCGAGACCGTCGGCGTCGGTCAGGTCGAGCTCGATGTCGCCTCGGTTTGTGACAGCGTCATGGTCGTATTCGTCCCGGAATCGGGAGATGCCATCCAGGCGATGAAGTCAGGACTGATGGAGATCGCCGACGTTTTTTGCATCAACAAAGCCGACCGTCCCGGCGCCGACCGGGTCAAGGCCGAGCTCGAAAGCGTGCTGGAAATCCGACGTGAAGTGCAACGTTCGATTGCAGCCCCCGACAGCCCGCCTCCATCGCTTTGGAATCCGCCCGTCGAGATGGCATCGGCGCTGAAGGATGAAGGAATCCCAGCGCTGTGGCAGGCCGTCGAACGGCATCGCGCGTTTCGCAAATCACAGGAACCCCAGGGCCACCGTCGCAACCGTGCCCGCGCCGACCTGCTGATGTCGATTGCGGAATTGTCAAGAACCGGGCTTGAAGCAGAGCTTTATGACACGCCCCGGATCGACGATGCCGTTGAAGCGATTGTGAGTGGGCAATCCGACCCGTACACCAGCGCCCGCAACCTCTTCGGGCAGTGGCGGACCGGCGGACAATGA
- a CDS encoding methylmalonyl-CoA mutase family protein, whose amino-acid sequence MAPTSQRTKPKRDKGILHKLPKRQELSSEERWRNEVIDADRLDGRKFMTVSSVPVKSLYTPDDVAGIDFDSEIGYPGSPPYTRGVHASMYRQRLWTMRQFSGMGTPAQTNARYHFLLKQGQMGLSVAFDLPTLMGYDSDHPRSKGEVGVCGVAVDSLKDMETIFRGIDLGQISTSMTINAPAAIILAFYIAVAEKQGVKTGQLRGTLQNDILKEYIAQKEWIYPPEPSMKLIADTIEFGTRQMPQWNTISISGYHIREAGATAVQELAYTLADGFAYVEAGLARGLDIDEFAPRLSFFFNSHLDFFEEICKYRAARKIWARHIRERYHAKDERSWKLRFHTQTAGVSLTAQQPENNIVRVGWQAMAAALGGTQSLHTNSMDETLALPSEKAALIALRTQQLVAYESGVANTIDPLAGSYFVESLTMQMEKEAEAIFEEIERRGGVLAAIDQGYFQRELAKSAYIYQQAVERGEAIIVGVNKFTMDDEKLEIPVLKIEGNVEAEQVESLRQLRQARDNDKVQRTLAELKVAAERGDNLIPSFIECARVYATLGEIVDVLRGIYGEYEEPPMI is encoded by the coding sequence ATGGCCCCGACCTCTCAACGAACAAAGCCCAAACGTGACAAGGGCATTCTGCACAAGCTCCCCAAACGGCAGGAGCTATCCTCAGAGGAACGCTGGCGAAACGAGGTGATCGACGCCGACCGACTCGACGGCCGCAAATTCATGACCGTCTCTTCAGTGCCGGTCAAGTCGCTCTATACTCCCGACGATGTCGCCGGCATCGACTTCGACAGCGAGATCGGCTACCCCGGCTCGCCGCCGTACACGCGCGGCGTGCATGCATCGATGTACCGGCAACGCCTGTGGACCATGCGGCAATTCTCAGGGATGGGCACACCCGCACAGACCAATGCGCGGTATCACTTCCTGCTCAAACAAGGACAGATGGGTCTGTCGGTGGCCTTCGACCTGCCGACGCTGATGGGCTACGACTCCGACCATCCGCGCTCCAAAGGCGAAGTCGGCGTCTGCGGTGTGGCGGTCGATTCGCTCAAAGACATGGAGACGATCTTTCGCGGGATCGATCTGGGCCAAATCTCCACCTCGATGACCATCAATGCGCCCGCCGCGATCATCCTTGCCTTCTACATTGCAGTCGCCGAGAAGCAGGGAGTCAAAACCGGGCAACTGCGTGGCACGCTGCAAAACGACATTCTCAAGGAGTACATCGCTCAGAAAGAGTGGATCTATCCGCCCGAACCGTCGATGAAGCTGATTGCCGACACGATCGAGTTCGGCACGCGGCAGATGCCGCAGTGGAACACGATCTCGATTTCGGGATATCACATTCGCGAAGCCGGCGCGACCGCCGTGCAGGAACTGGCGTACACGCTCGCCGATGGCTTCGCGTATGTCGAAGCGGGATTGGCGCGGGGTTTGGACATCGATGAATTCGCGCCACGGCTCTCATTTTTCTTCAACTCGCATCTGGATTTCTTCGAGGAGATTTGCAAATACCGCGCGGCGCGCAAGATTTGGGCGCGCCACATCCGCGAGCGCTACCATGCCAAAGACGAACGTTCCTGGAAGCTGCGCTTCCACACCCAGACCGCGGGCGTCTCGCTGACCGCGCAGCAGCCGGAAAACAACATAGTCCGTGTCGGCTGGCAGGCGATGGCAGCCGCGCTGGGCGGCACACAGTCGCTGCACACCAACTCGATGGATGAAACACTCGCGTTGCCGTCGGAAAAAGCGGCGCTGATCGCGCTGCGCACACAGCAATTGGTCGCCTACGAGTCGGGCGTTGCCAATACGATCGATCCGTTGGCCGGTTCTTACTTCGTCGAGTCGCTCACCATGCAAATGGAGAAAGAGGCCGAAGCGATCTTCGAGGAAATCGAACGGCGCGGCGGTGTGCTGGCGGCCATCGATCAAGGGTATTTCCAACGTGAACTGGCGAAGTCGGCCTACATCTATCAGCAGGCCGTCGAACGCGGCGAGGCGATCATCGTCGGCGTCAACAAGTTCACCATGGATGATGAGAAGCTCGAAATCCCGGTCCTGAAGATTGAGGGGAATGTCGAAGCCGAACAGGTTGAATCGCTGCGCCAGCTTCGTCAGGCGCGCGACAACGACAAAGTCCAGCGCACCCTGGCCGAGTTGAAGGTAGCCGCGGAACGGGGCGACAATCTGATTCCGTCGTTCATCGAATGCGCCCGCGTGTATGCAACATTGGGCGAAATCGTCGATGTTCTGCGTGGAATCTATGGCGAGTACGAAGAACCGCCGATGATCTGA